A single Cyclopterus lumpus isolate fCycLum1 chromosome 15, fCycLum1.pri, whole genome shotgun sequence DNA region contains:
- the yipf3 gene encoding protein YIPF3, whose product MSAGSGNKNTEPWGSFDDNLIQGSGSAVIDMENMDDTSGSSFEDMGELHQRMKEEEEVTEEAAATEDHEDGEFLGMKGLKGQLGRQVADEVWQAGKRQASRAFNLYANIDILRPYFDVEPVQVRSRLMESMIPVRMINFPQKIAGELYGPLMLVFTLVAILLHGMKTSDTIIREGTLMGTAIGTCFGYWLGVSSFIYFLAYLVNAQITMLQMLSLLGYGLFGHCVVLLVSYNIHFHFLFYVLWLLCGGLSTLRMVAALLSRTVGQTPRLLLCGTLSVLHMLFLLYLHFAYHKIVEGLLDSLEGPNMVPMQRVARDVPELTINATVRSLVPLLRAH is encoded by the exons ATGTCTGCGGGCTCCGGCAACAAAAACACGGAACCGTGGGGAAGCTTCGATGACAACCTTATCCAG GGCAGCGGCTCCGCCGTCATCGACATGGAGAACATGGACGACACGTCGGGCTCCAGCTTCGAGGACATGGGGGAGCTGCAccagaggatgaaggaggaggaggaggtcaccGAGGAGGCCGCCGCCACCGAGGACCACGAGGACGGGGAGTTCCTGGGCATGAAGGGGTTAAAGGGCCAGCTGGGCCGACAGGTGGCGGATGAG gtgtggCAGGCGGGGAAGCGCCAGGCCTCCAGAGCCTTCAACCTGTACGCCAACATTGACATCCTGCGGCCCTACTTTGACGTGGAGCCCGTGCAGGTGCGCAGCAG GCTGATGGAGTCCATGATACCTGTCCGCATGATCAACTTCCCCCAG AAGATTGCAGGTGAGCTGTATGGCCCTCTGATGCTGGTCTTCACTCTGGTGGCGATCCTGCTGCATGGCATGAAGACGTCGGACACCATCATC AGGGAGGGCACCCTGATGGGAACCGCCATAGGAACTTGTTTTGGTTACTGGCTCGGTGTTTCCTCCTTCATCTACTTCCTGGCTTATTTGGTCAACGCTCAGATCACCATGCTGCAGATGCTGTCCCTGCTG GGTTATGGTCTGTTTGGGCACTGCGTCGTCCTCCTCGTGTCCTACAAcatccacttccacttcctgttctacGTCCTCTGGCTGCTGTGTGGAGGACTGTCCACTCTGCGCATG GTAGCGGCTCTCCTGTCCCGCACGGTGGGACAgactcctcgtcttctcctctgtgggactctgtctgtcctccacaTGCTGTTCCTGCTCTACCTCCACTTCGCCTACCACAAGATCGTCGAAG GGCTGCTGGACTCTCTGGAAGGACCCAACATGGTTCCCATGCAGCGGGTGGCCAGAGACGTGCCTGAACTGACCATAAATGCCACAGTAAGGAGCCTGGTGCCCCTACTGAGGGCCCACTGA